A window of Micrococcus endophyticus contains these coding sequences:
- a CDS encoding DUF4190 domain-containing protein, which translates to MTEPHPAHDPHRRADGGQPSWYGGGASGGGSSAASWPDGPAADADRAGWEQAPSYSEQQAAPAYGGQAGHGQDGYAPAGYAPAPGHGRPAYGFGAPLAPGQTEGTGRSVASMILGIVSIVGGFTLVVPPIVGVILGHLGLKREPNGRGMAIAGLVMNYLSLAFVLLGVVLLTILVAAGMAASEYSTY; encoded by the coding sequence ATGACCGAACCGCACCCCGCCCACGACCCGCACCGCCGCGCCGACGGCGGCCAGCCGAGCTGGTACGGGGGCGGAGCGTCCGGCGGCGGCTCCTCCGCCGCGAGCTGGCCGGACGGCCCCGCGGCCGACGCCGACCGCGCCGGCTGGGAGCAGGCCCCGTCCTACTCCGAGCAGCAGGCGGCGCCCGCGTACGGCGGCCAGGCCGGGCACGGCCAGGACGGCTACGCGCCGGCCGGGTACGCCCCGGCGCCGGGCCACGGCCGGCCCGCCTACGGCTTCGGCGCCCCGCTGGCGCCCGGCCAGACGGAGGGCACCGGCCGGTCGGTGGCCTCGATGATCCTCGGCATCGTCTCGATCGTCGGCGGCTTCACCCTGGTGGTCCCGCCGATCGTCGGCGTGATCCTGGGCCACCTGGGCCTCAAGCGCGAGCCCAACGGCCGCGGCATGGCCATCGCCGGCCTGGTCATGAACTACCTGTCCCTGGCGTTCGTGCTGCTCGGCGTCGTCCTGCTGACGATCCTGGTGGCCGCCGGCATGGCGGCCAGCGAGTACTCCACCTACTGA
- a CDS encoding amidase, with the protein MLTPHDDAPAPAAPARLLDRTAVQLRDALAAGELSAREVTQAALDAAERHAGLGAFTLLDPEGALARADELDDDGARASLHGLPLAYKDLTDVRGLPTRHGSALLAGAPAAEEDAPLVRRLVGAGTVTLGKTTVPEFGLDSYSENLVSAPARNPLDPARTPGGSSGGSAAAVAAGILPFAPGSDGGGSIRIPAAACGLVGFKPGRGELPVDEPADTVRNLTVSGPLAHTVEDAALLYDELLTPEGLPGRVLADLRRTVETARAGGAVEGRRIGVTTASPFAPDVPITLARPAVTALTKAAAALSAGGHAVQDLHPAYGEEYHRDFRTVWTSGLLRAPLPEDAEERVGTIAAHFLRTARTAGREEIDDAVRRLEAWARGVRGQFAAVDVVMTPVLATAPPPVGHFLAMEPEDNYTAQCAFTPYTSMVNVLGLPAASVPVLRDERGLSWSVQLIGRPGTSGALLALAAHLELLLAG; encoded by the coding sequence ATGCTGACTCCCCACGACGACGCGCCCGCCCCCGCCGCCCCCGCCCGCCTGCTGGACCGCACGGCAGTGCAGCTGCGGGACGCCCTGGCGGCCGGGGAGCTGAGCGCCCGCGAGGTCACGCAGGCCGCCCTCGACGCCGCGGAGCGGCACGCCGGCCTCGGCGCGTTCACGCTCCTGGACCCCGAGGGCGCGCTGGCCCGCGCGGACGAGCTGGACGACGACGGCGCCCGCGCCTCCCTGCACGGCCTCCCGCTGGCCTACAAGGACCTCACGGACGTGCGGGGCCTGCCCACGCGGCACGGATCCGCCCTGCTGGCCGGCGCCCCGGCGGCGGAGGAGGACGCCCCGCTGGTGCGGCGGCTGGTCGGCGCCGGCACGGTGACCCTGGGCAAGACGACCGTCCCGGAGTTCGGGCTGGACTCCTACTCGGAGAACCTGGTCTCCGCGCCGGCCCGCAACCCCCTGGACCCCGCGCGCACGCCGGGCGGCTCCTCCGGCGGGTCCGCGGCCGCCGTCGCCGCGGGGATCCTGCCGTTCGCGCCGGGCTCGGACGGGGGCGGGTCCATCCGCATCCCGGCCGCCGCGTGCGGGCTGGTGGGCTTCAAGCCCGGCCGCGGGGAGCTGCCCGTGGACGAGCCGGCGGACACGGTCCGCAACCTCACGGTCTCCGGGCCGCTGGCGCACACGGTGGAGGACGCGGCCCTGCTCTACGACGAGCTGCTCACCCCCGAGGGGCTGCCCGGCCGCGTGCTGGCGGACCTGCGCCGCACGGTGGAGACCGCCCGGGCCGGCGGCGCCGTGGAAGGGCGGCGGATCGGGGTGACCACCGCCTCCCCGTTCGCCCCGGACGTGCCGATCACCCTGGCCCGGCCGGCGGTCACCGCGCTGACGAAGGCCGCCGCCGCCCTGTCCGCGGGCGGGCACGCGGTGCAGGACTTGCACCCGGCCTACGGCGAGGAGTACCACCGGGACTTCCGCACGGTGTGGACGTCGGGACTGCTGCGCGCCCCGCTGCCGGAGGACGCCGAGGAGCGCGTGGGCACGATCGCCGCGCACTTCCTGCGCACGGCCCGGACCGCGGGGCGAGAGGAGATCGACGACGCGGTCCGGCGGCTCGAGGCGTGGGCACGCGGGGTGCGGGGCCAGTTCGCGGCCGTGGACGTGGTGATGACGCCGGTGCTGGCCACCGCGCCGCCGCCGGTGGGCCACTTCCTGGCGATGGAGCCGGAGGACAACTACACGGCGCAGTGCGCGTTCACTCCGTACACCTCGATGGTCAACGTGCTCGGCCTGCCGGCCGCGTCCGTGCCCGTGCTCCGGGACGAGCGGGGCCTGAGCTGGTCCGTGCAGCTGATCGGCCGCCCCGGCACCTCCGGCGCCCTGCTCGCCCTGGCCGCGCACCTCGAGCTGCTGCTGGCCGGCTGA